Proteins from a genomic interval of Acidobacteriota bacterium:
- the mqnE gene encoding aminofutalosine synthase MqnE, with protein sequence MANSHSFQTDDPRLHPIKDKVLAGERLNEADALVLYGTGDILAVGWLANWMRERMHGDTAYFNVNRHINPTNVCIAACRLCAFGRKKDSPGAYTMALEEAFQTASSGYSEAITEFHIVGGLHPDLPFQYFLDLVSGLKDRFPQVHMKAFTMVEVAYLAKRSKLSIRETLVKMKEAGVDSLPGGGAEIFADRVRHIICDHKIDGSEWLDTARTAHEVGLKSNATMLYGHIENDEDRVDHLLKLRTLQDETSGFQTFIPLAFHPANTPLQHLPTTTGMLDIKQIAVSRLVLDNFPHIKSYWQMMTPKIAQISLRFGADDIDGTVVEEKIYHDAGATTPQGMRRQDLIRLITEAGREPVERDTLYRPVTRTETSFTVSV encoded by the coding sequence ATGGCGAACTCCCACTCATTTCAGACTGACGACCCCCGCCTCCACCCAATTAAAGACAAGGTTCTCGCCGGAGAACGTCTCAACGAGGCGGATGCCCTGGTTCTTTATGGGACGGGCGACATCCTCGCCGTAGGCTGGCTTGCCAACTGGATGCGGGAGCGGATGCATGGAGACACCGCGTACTTCAACGTCAATCGCCACATTAATCCCACGAACGTCTGTATCGCGGCATGCCGTCTGTGTGCCTTCGGCCGCAAGAAAGATTCGCCCGGTGCATACACGATGGCGCTGGAGGAAGCGTTTCAAACGGCGTCTTCCGGATACTCCGAGGCGATTACAGAATTTCATATCGTAGGCGGGTTGCATCCTGACCTGCCATTCCAGTATTTCCTCGACCTGGTTTCAGGATTGAAAGATCGTTTCCCGCAGGTTCACATGAAAGCCTTCACCATGGTGGAAGTCGCATACCTGGCCAAGCGGTCGAAGCTTTCCATCCGCGAGACGCTGGTGAAGATGAAAGAAGCGGGCGTCGATTCACTGCCCGGCGGCGGAGCGGAGATTTTTGCCGACCGCGTGCGGCACATCATCTGCGATCACAAGATTGACGGCAGCGAATGGCTGGACACGGCACGCACAGCTCACGAGGTTGGACTCAAATCGAACGCGACTATGCTATACGGGCACATCGAGAACGATGAAGATCGCGTCGATCACCTGCTGAAGCTCCGTACATTGCAGGATGAAACCAGCGGCTTCCAGACCTTCATTCCGCTGGCATTCCATCCCGCGAATACTCCGTTGCAGCATCTGCCGACTACTACTGGCATGCTCGACATCAAGCAGATCGCGGTCAGCCGGCTGGTGCTCGACAATTTCCCGCATATCAAGTCTTACTGGCAGATGATGACGCCGAAGATCGCGCAAATCTCCCTGCGCTTTGGCGCCGACGATATCGACGGCACCGTGGTCGAAGAAAAGATTTACCACGATGCGGGCGCGACCACACCGCAGGGCATGCGGCGGCAGGACTTGATTCGACTCATCACCGAAGCCGGACGTGAGCCAGTGGAGAGGGACACCTTGTACCGTCCGGTTACACGTACGGAGACGTCGTTCACAGTTTCGGTGTAA
- a CDS encoding aldo/keto reductase, which produces MQKRKLGKSNMEVSALGLGCMGMSFSYGPPKDKQEMIALLRTAVERGVTFFDTAEVYGPFTNEALVGEALEPFRGKVTIATKFGFNLNSDGSPGFQGPNSTPARIKQVAEESCKRLRVDAIDLFYQHRVDPNVPIEDTAGAVKDLIKQGKVKHFGMSEAAAKTIRRAHAVQPVTAVQSEYSLWFRNPEKEVLPTLEELGIGFVPYSPLGKGFLTGAMTESTKFESNDFRSRLPRFTPEALKANQALIDLLGTIAQKKKATPAQIALAWLLAQKPWIVPIPGTTKLARLDENIGAVTVELTASDLSEIESAASKITVEGARYPEAIEKMTGL; this is translated from the coding sequence ATGCAGAAACGCAAACTTGGAAAGAGCAACATGGAAGTCTCGGCCCTCGGGCTGGGCTGCATGGGGATGAGCTTTTCCTATGGCCCACCCAAAGACAAGCAGGAGATGATTGCGCTCCTCCGGACGGCCGTCGAACGCGGCGTCACATTCTTTGATACCGCCGAAGTCTACGGTCCCTTCACCAACGAAGCACTGGTCGGCGAAGCCCTCGAACCGTTTCGCGGGAAAGTGACGATTGCCACCAAGTTCGGCTTCAATCTGAATTCAGACGGAAGCCCCGGGTTCCAAGGCCCGAACAGCACGCCGGCCCGCATCAAGCAGGTCGCCGAGGAATCGTGCAAGCGCCTCAGAGTCGATGCCATCGACTTGTTCTACCAACACCGCGTTGACCCGAACGTCCCCATCGAAGACACGGCCGGAGCGGTGAAAGACCTGATCAAGCAAGGCAAAGTAAAACACTTCGGCATGTCCGAAGCAGCCGCCAAGACCATCCGTCGCGCACATGCAGTCCAGCCGGTTACAGCCGTACAGAGCGAGTATTCGCTGTGGTTCAGAAATCCCGAAAAGGAAGTTCTGCCGACCCTGGAAGAACTAGGTATCGGGTTCGTGCCCTATAGCCCGCTCGGGAAAGGCTTTCTTACGGGGGCAATGACCGAGAGCACGAAATTTGAAAGCAACGACTTCCGCAGCCGCCTGCCGCGTTTCACGCCGGAAGCGCTGAAGGCGAATCAGGCTCTGATTGATCTGCTGGGCACGATCGCACAAAAAAAGAAAGCAACTCCTGCGCAAATTGCGCTCGCCTGGCTGCTTGCCCAGAAGCCGTGGATCGTTCCCATCCCGGGCACAACCAAGCTAGCCCGCCTCGATGAAAACATCGGAGCCGTTACGGTTGAGCTTACTGCAAGTGATCTTAGCGAAATCGAAAGCGCTGCCTCAAAGATCACAGTAGAAGGGGCGCGGTATCCGGAAGCAATTGAGAAAATGACCGGACTGTAA
- the msrA gene encoding peptide-methionine (S)-S-oxide reductase MsrA, with protein sequence MTKEQTAVLGGGCFWCSEAVFQRLTGVTHVESGYMGGHIDNPTYRQVCGGDTGHVEVIRVTFNPDEISYRDLLDVFFAVHDPTTLNRQGNDAGEQYRSAIFYSDEDQQRVAEATIAELTAAKEFPEPIVTAVEPASKFYVAEDYHQNYYNENSRQPYCMFVISPKLAKLEAKFAAKLQA encoded by the coding sequence ATGACTAAAGAACAGACAGCAGTGCTCGGCGGTGGGTGTTTTTGGTGTAGCGAGGCCGTATTCCAACGCTTGACCGGCGTGACGCACGTGGAATCCGGATACATGGGCGGCCACATCGATAATCCAACCTACCGCCAGGTCTGCGGCGGCGATACCGGGCACGTGGAAGTGATACGGGTGACCTTCAATCCCGATGAAATCAGCTATCGCGACTTGCTCGACGTGTTCTTTGCCGTGCACGATCCGACTACGCTGAACCGGCAGGGAAACGATGCGGGAGAGCAGTACCGATCGGCCATCTTCTATAGCGATGAAGATCAGCAACGCGTTGCCGAAGCGACGATTGCGGAATTGACTGCTGCCAAGGAATTTCCGGAGCCGATCGTCACCGCCGTCGAGCCGGCGTCGAAATTCTACGTGGCCGAGGATTATCACCAGAATTACTACAACGAGAATTCAAGGCAGCCTTACTGCATGTTCGTGATCTCTCCCAAGCTGGCAAAGCTGGAAGCGAAGTTCGCGGCCAAGCTACAGGCGTAA